One genomic segment of Methylocystis sp. SC2 includes these proteins:
- a CDS encoding ubiquinone-binding protein, with protein sequence MKSFRNRRYVPHSAGEMFALVRDVESYPQFVPLCEAVRIRRRSEISPGVEVSLIEMQVGFKAICERYVSRVCCDSNKLDIRVECAEGPFRKLDNRWTFRDEPAASGGAPRSMVDFFIAYEFKSPALGFVMGAMFDRAFHKYADAFAARADEVYGRR encoded by the coding sequence ATGAAGAGTTTCCGCAACCGTCGCTACGTGCCGCACAGCGCAGGAGAAATGTTTGCGCTGGTGCGCGACGTTGAATCCTATCCGCAATTCGTTCCCCTCTGCGAGGCCGTTCGCATCCGGCGACGGTCGGAGATATCGCCTGGGGTAGAGGTGTCGCTGATCGAGATGCAGGTCGGCTTCAAAGCGATCTGCGAGCGCTATGTGAGCCGCGTCTGCTGCGACTCAAACAAGCTAGACATCAGGGTCGAGTGCGCCGAGGGACCGTTTCGAAAACTCGACAATCGCTGGACGTTCCGCGACGAGCCGGCGGCGAGCGGCGGCGCGCCGCGGTCGATGGTCGATTTCTTCATCGCCTATGAATTCAAGAGCCCGGCGCTTGGCTTTGTGATGGGCGCGATGTTTGATCGCGCGTTCCACAAATATGCGGACGCCTTCGCCGCACGCGCCGACGAGGTTTACGGCCGCCGCTGA
- a CDS encoding CinA family protein encodes MTKNTTYVKANLLLDRARAKALRLASAESCTGGLVAAALTEIPGSSDVFDRGFVTYSNAAKSDMLGVADALLKAHGAVSAEVARAMALGAIDRSLADVAVAVTGVAGPGGGSLEKPVGLVHFACARRGGGVDHVERRYGPLSRAEIRAASVTQALEMMIDAVDAAQRRP; translated from the coding sequence ATGACTAAAAATACGACATACGTAAAAGCTAACTTGCTGCTCGACAGAGCCCGCGCCAAAGCCCTGCGTCTTGCGAGCGCCGAATCCTGCACCGGCGGGCTCGTCGCCGCGGCGCTCACCGAAATCCCAGGCTCGTCCGATGTATTCGACCGCGGGTTCGTCACCTACTCCAACGCCGCGAAATCCGACATGCTGGGCGTCGCGGACGCATTGCTCAAAGCGCATGGCGCGGTCAGCGCCGAGGTCGCGCGCGCCATGGCGCTGGGCGCCATCGACCGCTCGCTGGCAGATGTCGCCGTCGCGGTGACGGGCGTCGCCGGACCCGGCGGCGGCTCTCTCGAAAAGCCTGTGGGGCTCGTTCATTTCGCCTGCGCCCGGCGCGGCGGCGGCGTCGATCATGTCGAGCGGCGCTATGGACCGCTGTCGCGCGCCGAAATCCGCGCCGCCTCGGTCACGCAAGCCCTGGAGATGATGATCGACGCCGTCGACGCGGCTCAGCGGCGGCCGTAA
- the arfB gene encoding alternative ribosome rescue aminoacyl-tRNA hydrolase ArfB, with protein sequence MIRVTDRIAIHEWEIVEEFARASGPGGQNVQKVETAVRLRFDIRNSPSLADDVKARLARLAGRRLTKDGVILIEARRHRTQERNRADALLRLIDLIRIAAAPPPPPRKKTRPTLGSKIRRLDGKKQRGDVKALRGKPTHEL encoded by the coding sequence ATGATCCGCGTGACTGATAGAATCGCGATCCACGAATGGGAAATTGTGGAGGAATTCGCGCGCGCGTCGGGGCCCGGCGGGCAGAATGTGCAGAAGGTTGAAACCGCCGTGCGGCTGCGCTTCGACATCCGCAATTCGCCCAGCCTCGCCGATGATGTGAAGGCGCGGCTCGCGCGACTCGCCGGCAGGCGTCTGACGAAGGATGGCGTCATCCTCATCGAAGCGCGCCGCCATCGCACGCAGGAGCGCAACCGGGCGGATGCGCTCCTTCGTCTCATCGACCTCATCCGCATCGCGGCGGCCCCGCCGCCCCCGCCCCGAAAGAAGACCCGGCCGACGCTCGGCTCGAAAATCAGGCGGCTCGACGGGAAGAAGCAGCGCGGCGACGTGAAGGCGCTGCGCGGCAAGCCGACGCATGAGTTATGA
- a CDS encoding bifunctional 2-C-methyl-D-erythritol 4-phosphate cytidylyltransferase/2-C-methyl-D-erythritol 2,4-cyclodiphosphate synthase produces the protein MGAAHTPSIAILVVAGGRGARAGDGPPKQYRPVAGVTLLARTLHGLHMAMPQAALKVVIHKDDLAHYAASIAELAAPDRTRLLPPAFGGASRQESVRNGLEALAAEGAPDIVLIHDAARPFADAALIARAIEAAAIHGAAAPGVPLADTIKQIDGDGVVVATPDRARLRAVQTPQSFRFDLIMTAHRAAAVGGRDYTDDAMIAEAAGLKVHIFDGDAANFKLTTQQDFARAMEQLKQPAFADLPDIRMGQGYDVHAFGPGDSVWLGGVAVPHTHGLAGHSDADVLSHAITDAILGAIAEGDIGAHFPPSDPQWKGAASSIFLARACELVRARGGAIANVDATIICEAPKIGPHRERIRESLAATMGVEIGRVAIKATTTERLGFTGRQEGMAALAIATVRLP, from the coding sequence ATGGGCGCCGCTCACACTCCTTCCATCGCCATCCTCGTCGTCGCCGGAGGCCGCGGCGCGCGGGCGGGCGACGGCCCGCCAAAACAATATCGACCGGTCGCCGGCGTGACGCTGCTCGCCCGAACGCTGCACGGGCTGCATATGGCCATGCCCCAAGCCGCGCTCAAGGTCGTCATCCATAAAGACGACCTCGCGCATTATGCCGCGAGCATAGCGGAGCTTGCCGCGCCGGATCGGACGCGGCTTCTGCCGCCGGCCTTCGGCGGCGCGAGCCGGCAGGAAAGCGTCAGGAACGGCCTCGAGGCGCTCGCGGCCGAGGGCGCGCCGGACATCGTGCTGATTCACGACGCCGCGCGTCCTTTCGCGGACGCCGCGCTCATCGCGCGCGCGATCGAGGCGGCGGCGATCCATGGCGCAGCGGCCCCCGGCGTGCCGCTGGCCGATACGATAAAGCAGATCGATGGCGACGGCGTCGTCGTCGCGACGCCCGATCGCGCGCGGCTCCGCGCCGTGCAGACGCCGCAGTCGTTTCGCTTCGATCTCATCATGACAGCCCATCGCGCCGCAGCCGTCGGCGGGCGCGACTATACCGACGACGCCATGATCGCCGAAGCCGCCGGCCTGAAGGTGCATATTTTTGACGGCGACGCCGCCAATTTCAAACTCACGACGCAACAGGACTTCGCCCGCGCCATGGAGCAGTTGAAGCAACCCGCATTCGCCGATCTGCCCGACATCCGCATGGGTCAGGGCTATGACGTCCACGCCTTCGGGCCGGGCGATTCCGTCTGGCTCGGCGGCGTCGCGGTCCCGCATACGCATGGCCTCGCCGGCCATTCGGACGCCGACGTGCTGTCCCACGCCATCACCGACGCCATTCTTGGCGCCATCGCCGAGGGCGACATCGGCGCGCATTTCCCGCCCTCCGATCCGCAATGGAAGGGCGCGGCGTCGTCGATCTTTCTGGCGCGCGCCTGCGAACTGGTCCGGGCGCGCGGCGGCGCGATCGCCAATGTCGACGCCACGATCATTTGCGAAGCGCCAAAGATCGGCCCGCACCGGGAGCGGATTCGCGAAAGCCTCGCGGCGACGATGGGCGTCGAGATCGGCCGCGTCGCGATCAAGGCGACGACCACCGAGCGGCTGGGATTTACTGGAAGGCAGGAAGGCATGGCGGCGCTGGCGATCGCGACGGTGCGGCTGCCGTGA
- the dusB gene encoding tRNA dihydrouridine synthase DusB, with protein sequence MATAKKLGVGFAPSPLGIGGFTLAGRALLAPMAGVTDPTMRRIASRLGASATVSEMVTAAGVARGDRETAMRLERAGVGPRVIQIAAREPAEMAAAARSAESSGADWIDINMGCPCKRVTGGLAGAALMRDLDQAARLISAAREAICVPLSVKMRLGWDDSTRNVAELARRAEAEGAAMITVHGRTRQQFYAGRADWRAIAAAKAAVKIPVVANGDCAGEDDAVEMLEHSGADGVMVGRAAVGQPWIVGDIAHFLQTGERRAPPTLSERADIAREHLEGLLASMGASAGLRHARKHLAAYVDRLIGHLADGLAGHPAADARHALLTTQSPEEAARLIELIFLKAQPAEQGIAA encoded by the coding sequence ATGGCTACTGCCAAAAAACTAGGCGTTGGCTTTGCCCCTTCGCCTCTGGGCATTGGCGGGTTCACGCTGGCGGGTCGCGCGCTGCTCGCGCCGATGGCCGGCGTGACCGACCCGACCATGCGCCGCATCGCGTCGCGTCTGGGGGCGTCGGCGACGGTGAGCGAGATGGTGACGGCCGCGGGCGTCGCCCGCGGCGATCGCGAGACGGCGATGCGGCTGGAGCGCGCCGGCGTCGGGCCGCGGGTCATTCAGATCGCGGCGCGCGAGCCGGCGGAAATGGCGGCCGCCGCGCGAAGCGCGGAATCCTCTGGAGCTGACTGGATCGACATCAACATGGGCTGTCCTTGCAAGCGTGTCACCGGAGGCCTCGCGGGCGCCGCGCTGATGCGCGATCTCGACCAGGCGGCGCGGCTGATCTCTGCGGCACGCGAGGCAATATGCGTGCCGCTCAGCGTCAAGATGCGCTTGGGATGGGATGATTCGACCCGAAACGTCGCGGAGCTGGCGCGTCGCGCGGAGGCCGAAGGCGCCGCGATGATCACCGTGCATGGGCGCACGCGCCAGCAGTTTTACGCGGGCCGGGCGGATTGGCGCGCGATCGCGGCGGCGAAAGCGGCCGTGAAAATCCCGGTGGTCGCCAATGGCGATTGCGCCGGCGAAGACGACGCCGTCGAGATGCTCGAACATTCCGGCGCCGATGGAGTCATGGTCGGACGGGCGGCCGTGGGGCAGCCCTGGATCGTCGGCGATATCGCGCATTTTCTGCAGACCGGCGAGCGGCGGGCGCCGCCGACGCTGTCGGAGCGCGCTGACATCGCGCGCGAACACCTCGAAGGTCTGCTGGCGTCGATGGGCGCGTCGGCCGGGCTGAGGCACGCGCGCAAACATCTCGCCGCCTATGTCGATCGCCTCATCGGTCACTTGGCGGACGGCTTGGCGGGACATCCCGCAGCCGACGCGCGTCACGCGCTGCTCACGACCCAGTCTCCTGAAGAGGCGGCGCGGCTGATTGAGCTGATTTTTCTGAAGGCGCAGCCTGCAGAGCAGGGGATTGCGGCATGA
- a CDS encoding nitrogen regulation protein NR(II), producing MSVSDRPRRNGAHCVGYEPLKIINDAGRSCMLEALPNAILTIARDGVIEDANAAAEAFFELGKPLLIGQSLDRLLPFGSPLTALIEQVRERGATINEYKVDLGRPGQEADRRVDVHRAPLPEGDGLVLVMLQERTIADKIDRQLTHRGAVRSVSGLASMLAHEIKNPLSGIRGAAQLLESALGDQDRALTRLICDETDRIVRLVDRMEVFSDARPLQREQVNIHSVLDHVKRVAQSGFARNVRFVENYDPSLPPVYANRDQLVQAFLNLVKNAAEAVGEAVDGEIELSTAFRPGVSLRALGEKSPIGLPLEFCVRDNGPGVPEDIAAHLFDPFVTTKSTGTGLGLALVAKIVNDHGGIVECESLPRRTTFRVLMPMYRPKRAEQREERRA from the coding sequence ATGAGCGTTTCCGACCGCCCGCGACGCAACGGCGCACATTGCGTCGGCTATGAGCCGCTCAAGATCATCAATGACGCCGGCCGATCATGCATGCTTGAGGCTCTGCCCAATGCGATCCTGACCATCGCCCGCGATGGCGTCATCGAGGACGCGAACGCCGCCGCGGAGGCCTTCTTCGAACTCGGCAAGCCTCTGCTCATCGGGCAGTCGCTCGATCGGCTGCTGCCGTTCGGATCGCCGCTCACCGCGCTCATTGAGCAGGTTCGCGAACGTGGCGCGACAATCAATGAATACAAGGTCGATCTCGGCCGGCCCGGCCAGGAGGCCGACCGACGCGTCGACGTTCATCGCGCGCCGCTGCCGGAGGGCGACGGGCTCGTGCTTGTTATGCTGCAGGAGCGAACAATTGCCGATAAAATAGACAGGCAACTGACGCATCGCGGCGCTGTTCGCTCGGTTTCGGGACTGGCCTCGATGCTGGCGCATGAAATCAAGAATCCGCTGTCCGGCATTCGCGGCGCCGCACAACTGCTCGAATCCGCGCTCGGCGATCAGGACCGCGCGCTGACGCGGCTGATTTGCGACGAGACCGATCGGATTGTGCGTCTTGTCGACCGGATGGAGGTTTTTTCCGACGCGCGTCCCTTGCAGCGCGAGCAGGTGAACATCCATTCGGTGCTGGACCATGTGAAGCGCGTGGCGCAGAGCGGCTTCGCCCGCAATGTTCGCTTTGTCGAGAATTACGATCCGTCGCTGCCGCCGGTTTACGCCAATCGCGATCAGCTGGTGCAGGCCTTCCTCAATCTCGTGAAGAACGCGGCGGAAGCCGTCGGCGAAGCCGTCGATGGAGAAATCGAACTCTCGACCGCTTTCCGGCCCGGCGTCAGCCTGCGCGCGCTTGGCGAGAAAAGCCCGATCGGACTGCCGCTCGAATTTTGCGTGCGCGACAATGGCCCAGGCGTTCCGGAAGACATCGCCGCGCATCTTTTTGATCCCTTTGTCACCACCAAGTCGACGGGAACTGGCCTCGGACTTGCACTGGTTGCGAAGATCGTCAACGACCACGGCGGCATCGTGGAGTGCGAGTCGCTCCCGAGGCGCACGACCTTCCGGGTGCTGATGCCAATGTACAGGCCAAAACGGGCCGAGCAACGCGAGGAACGGCGTGCATGA
- the ntrC gene encoding nitrogen regulation protein NR(I) yields MTRGEILVADDDASIRTVVAQALSRAGYEVRTTGAAATLWRWVQSGEGDLVVTDVVMPDENAFELLPRIKKLRPELPIIVMSAQNTFMTAIRASERGAYDYLPKPFDLKELVGIVGRAMAEPRKRPEDDRHDEIEGMPLVGRSPAMQEIYRSLARLMQTDLTVMINGESGTGKELVARALHDYGKRKKGPFVAVNMAAIPRDLIESELFGHEKGAFTGANQRSAGRFEQAEGGTLFLDEIGDMPMEAQTRLLRVLQQGEYTTVGGRTPIKTNVRIIAATNKDLRILIQQGLFREDLYFRLNVVPLRLPPLRERAEDIPDLVHHFFKVAASEGLPQKYIDQAALDRMKKYRWPGNIRELENLIRRLAALHPQEVISDQLVETELEHEIRQAEPGGDKGSAAAAPSQELFDGQTLSSSVELHLAKLFRDYGDQLPPPGLYHRIIREIEIPLVSAALAATRGNQIKAAELLGLNRNTLRKKVNDLDIRLMRSPR; encoded by the coding sequence ATGACGCGAGGAGAAATTCTGGTCGCTGACGACGATGCTTCTATACGCACGGTCGTCGCGCAAGCGCTGTCGCGTGCGGGCTATGAAGTGCGCACCACCGGCGCGGCCGCGACCTTGTGGCGATGGGTGCAGTCGGGCGAGGGCGATCTCGTCGTCACCGACGTCGTCATGCCCGACGAGAACGCTTTCGAGCTTCTGCCGCGCATCAAAAAGCTGCGTCCCGAACTCCCGATCATCGTCATGAGCGCGCAAAACACGTTCATGACCGCTATTCGGGCGTCGGAGCGGGGCGCATACGACTATCTGCCCAAGCCTTTCGATCTTAAGGAGCTCGTCGGCATCGTCGGCCGCGCCATGGCCGAGCCCCGCAAACGGCCCGAAGACGACCGCCACGACGAGATCGAGGGCATGCCGCTCGTCGGCCGTTCCCCGGCGATGCAGGAAATCTATCGTTCGCTTGCGCGATTGATGCAGACCGACCTGACGGTGATGATCAATGGCGAGTCGGGAACCGGCAAGGAGCTCGTCGCCCGCGCCCTGCATGATTATGGAAAGCGCAAGAAGGGCCCCTTCGTCGCCGTCAATATGGCGGCGATTCCGCGCGATCTGATCGAAAGCGAACTCTTCGGCCATGAGAAGGGCGCCTTCACCGGCGCCAATCAGCGATCGGCCGGCCGCTTCGAACAGGCCGAGGGCGGCACGCTGTTTCTCGACGAAATCGGCGACATGCCGATGGAGGCGCAGACCAGGCTGCTTCGCGTGCTGCAGCAGGGCGAATATACGACCGTGGGCGGGCGAACGCCGATCAAGACCAATGTCCGGATCATCGCCGCCACCAACAAGGATCTGCGGATCCTCATCCAGCAGGGCCTGTTCCGCGAGGATCTCTACTTCCGCCTCAACGTCGTGCCGCTTCGGCTGCCGCCGCTGCGCGAGCGCGCCGAGGACATACCCGACCTCGTGCATCACTTCTTCAAAGTGGCGGCGAGCGAAGGACTGCCGCAGAAATACATCGACCAGGCCGCGCTCGACCGGATGAAGAAATATCGCTGGCCGGGCAACATCCGCGAGCTCGAAAACCTCATCCGCAGGCTCGCCGCGCTGCACCCGCAGGAAGTCATTTCCGACCAGCTCGTCGAGACCGAGCTCGAACATGAGATTCGCCAGGCCGAACCGGGCGGCGACAAGGGCTCCGCCGCAGCCGCGCCGTCGCAAGAATTGTTTGACGGACAGACGCTTTCCAGCTCCGTCGAGCTTCATCTGGCCAAGCTCTTCCGCGACTACGGGGATCAGCTGCCGCCGCCCGGCCTCTATCACCGGATCATCCGCGAGATCGAAATTCCGCTTGTCTCCGCGGCGCTTGCGGCGACGCGCGGCAATCAGATCAAGGCGGCGGAATTGCTCGGACTGAACCGCAACACGCTGCGCAAGAAGGTGAATGATCTCGACATCCGCCTGATGCGTTCACCGCGATAG
- a CDS encoding PAS domain-containing sensor histidine kinase: MALTGDSASPLKAKGRTPFRSWFGPIIVIGAVGCALATFLVVAEFGAVSPTDDRLLPLLIINGVFVAVLLAMVIVKAWGLYRVWRRGEAAARLHVRTVGFFSVIALIPAILLAVAGSLTLERVLNPAFMSSVKVFVHNTAEAAAVFRESQCRALLQEAQLTASDLDRASILYNSDRPYFHQIFQSRAYFLGFSVAALVKSNGEILDRVDVAQNAASIIIAPPQSEFDDARRGEPLCLVIDDGKSFVALRALNAFQDTFLYVTRPIDPIAVEFPKQAQSLISSYDAFDSYRAAVQRAFVLMYAFLTTIMLLSSIWFGLDFADRLVTPIRDLIAATDEVSAGNLDVHVNVDKQHGDLARLGDVFNNMTTELNLQQNRLIEANRINDERREFTEAVLSGVPVAVMGVDSEGVVTILNRSAEELSLADATGQATVGASVASVLPEIVPILKDAAEVFPRAVQSQITIKRGVAERTLNVRVTSARADAGQHNYVVTLDDITDLVMAQRTSAWADVARRIAHEIKNPLTPIQLSAERLRRKYGKVIQEDRDVFDQCTDTIVRQVDDIKRMVDEFSSFARMPKARPARDDLNECIRQVAFLMRVGNADLDIVEDLPETPVIAQFDRRLLSQALTNIVKNAVEGIAAREEKDALEKGRVEIKLDVRDRMAEIDVIDNGKGFPAMNRQRLLEPYMTTRSDGTGLGLPIVAKIVEDHGGRLELLDAPSGRGACVRLVVPLAAETPSKEEPRAAGAHAETAPAHAGEPGQSGA, translated from the coding sequence ATGGCCCTGACCGGAGACTCGGCTTCTCCGCTAAAGGCGAAAGGCAGAACGCCGTTTCGCAGCTGGTTCGGCCCGATCATCGTGATCGGCGCCGTCGGCTGCGCTTTGGCTACGTTCCTGGTCGTGGCCGAATTCGGCGCGGTGTCGCCGACAGACGACCGCTTATTGCCATTGCTCATCATCAACGGCGTCTTCGTCGCCGTTCTGCTCGCGATGGTGATCGTCAAGGCCTGGGGCCTCTACCGCGTCTGGCGGCGCGGCGAAGCGGCGGCGCGCCTTCACGTGCGCACGGTCGGCTTTTTCTCGGTCATCGCTTTGATCCCGGCGATTCTGCTTGCCGTGGCGGGCTCGCTGACGCTGGAGCGCGTGCTCAATCCCGCCTTCATGTCGAGCGTCAAGGTCTTCGTCCACAACACGGCGGAAGCCGCGGCGGTGTTCCGCGAGAGTCAGTGCCGGGCGCTGCTGCAGGAGGCGCAGCTCACGGCCTCGGACCTCGACCGCGCGAGCATTCTCTACAACTCGGACCGGCCCTATTTTCACCAGATATTTCAGTCGCGGGCCTATTTCCTGGGCTTCTCGGTCGCGGCTCTGGTGAAATCCAACGGCGAAATTCTCGACCGCGTCGACGTGGCGCAGAACGCCGCCTCCATCATCATCGCCCCGCCGCAATCCGAGTTCGACGACGCGCGGCGCGGGGAGCCGCTGTGCCTTGTTATCGATGACGGCAAGAGCTTCGTCGCTTTGCGCGCGCTCAACGCCTTTCAGGATACTTTCCTTTACGTCACGCGGCCGATCGACCCGATCGCGGTGGAGTTTCCCAAACAGGCTCAAAGCCTGATCAGCAGCTACGACGCCTTCGATTCCTATCGCGCCGCCGTGCAGCGGGCCTTCGTGCTGATGTACGCCTTCCTGACGACGATCATGCTGCTGTCGTCCATCTGGTTCGGGCTGGATTTCGCCGACCGGCTGGTGACGCCGATCCGCGACCTGATCGCCGCAACCGACGAGGTGTCGGCGGGCAATCTCGACGTTCACGTCAACGTCGACAAGCAGCATGGCGATTTGGCGCGGCTCGGCGACGTCTTCAACAATATGACGACCGAGCTCAATCTTCAGCAAAACCGGCTGATCGAGGCCAATCGGATCAATGACGAACGTCGCGAATTCACCGAGGCCGTGCTCTCCGGCGTCCCGGTCGCGGTGATGGGCGTGGATTCGGAAGGCGTCGTCACCATTCTCAACCGCTCAGCCGAGGAACTGTCGCTCGCAGACGCGACGGGGCAGGCGACCGTCGGCGCCTCGGTGGCGTCGGTGTTGCCGGAGATCGTCCCCATCCTGAAGGACGCGGCGGAAGTTTTTCCGCGTGCCGTCCAAAGCCAGATCACCATCAAGCGCGGCGTCGCCGAGCGCACCTTGAATGTGCGAGTCACCTCGGCGCGCGCCGATGCGGGACAACACAACTATGTGGTGACGCTCGACGACATCACCGATCTGGTGATGGCGCAGCGCACCTCCGCCTGGGCGGACGTCGCGCGGCGCATCGCCCACGAAATCAAGAATCCGTTGACGCCGATCCAGCTTTCGGCCGAGCGGCTGCGCCGAAAATACGGCAAGGTCATCCAGGAGGATCGAGACGTTTTCGACCAATGCACGGATACGATCGTGCGCCAGGTCGACGACATCAAGCGCATGGTCGATGAGTTTTCGTCCTTTGCGCGCATGCCGAAGGCGCGCCCGGCGCGCGACGATCTCAATGAATGCATTCGGCAGGTCGCGTTCCTCATGCGCGTCGGCAACGCCGATCTCGACATTGTCGAAGACTTGCCGGAGACGCCCGTCATCGCGCAGTTCGATCGCCGCTTGCTGTCCCAGGCGCTCACCAATATCGTGAAGAACGCCGTCGAAGGCATCGCCGCACGCGAAGAGAAAGACGCTCTGGAAAAGGGACGAGTCGAAATCAAATTGGATGTGCGCGATCGCATGGCGGAAATAGACGTGATCGATAATGGTAAGGGCTTCCCGGCGATGAACCGGCAGCGCTTGCTCGAGCCGTACATGACGACGCGATCGGACGGCACCGGACTGGGCCTGCCGATCGTCGCCAAGATCGTCGAGGATCACGGAGGTCGGTTGGAGCTGCTGGACGCGCCGTCGGGTCGGGGGGCCTGCGTCAGGCTTGTCGTGCCCCTCGCCGCGGAGACGCCCTCGAAAGAGGAGCCACGCGCGGCGGGCGCACATGCGGAAACAGCGCCGGCGCATGCAGGTGAGCCGGGACAGAGCGGGGCATAA
- a CDS encoding sigma-54 dependent transcriptional regulator has product MASDILIVDDEADIRELVAGILSDEGHGVRTAKDSDEALAAIAARRPHLVFLDIWLQGSRLDGLQVLELAQKQHKGLPVVMISGHGNIETAVSAIKIGAYDFIEKPFKADRLVLVAERALEAYQLRRELSALRQRAGAFDRIVGDSPAAHQLQQLIGRVAPVNSRVLITGAPGTGKELAARCIHEASSRAGGPFVVINSATITPENMEIELFGREGADGERKIGALEEAHGGTLFLDEIADMPKDSQAKILRVLVDQTFQRVGGSNKVEVDVRIISSSARDLASAIEEGTLREDLFHRLAVVPIRIPSLAERREDIPALIDYFMENMSLASGMPRRRISEDALAVLQLHDWPGNIRQLRNNVERLMILTSGDSSATITAEMLPADVGELVPATPAGVRGEKLMSLPLREAREVFEREYLVAQLNRFSGNISRTAEFIGMERSALHRKLKSLSVES; this is encoded by the coding sequence ATGGCCAGTGATATTTTGATTGTCGACGATGAAGCGGACATCAGGGAGCTTGTCGCCGGAATTCTGAGCGACGAAGGGCACGGAGTCCGCACCGCCAAAGACTCCGACGAAGCGCTTGCGGCGATCGCAGCCCGGCGTCCGCATCTGGTTTTTCTCGACATCTGGCTGCAAGGGTCGCGGCTCGACGGCCTCCAGGTGCTCGAACTCGCGCAGAAGCAGCACAAGGGCTTGCCCGTCGTCATGATCTCGGGCCACGGCAATATCGAAACCGCGGTCAGCGCGATCAAGATCGGCGCGTATGACTTCATTGAAAAGCCGTTTAAGGCGGATCGGCTGGTGCTCGTCGCCGAACGGGCGCTCGAGGCCTATCAGCTGCGGCGCGAACTTTCCGCGCTGCGCCAGCGGGCGGGAGCCTTCGACCGCATCGTCGGCGATTCCCCGGCGGCGCATCAGCTGCAGCAGCTCATTGGCCGCGTCGCCCCTGTCAATTCGCGCGTGCTGATCACCGGCGCCCCCGGGACGGGCAAGGAACTCGCCGCCCGCTGCATCCACGAGGCGTCGAGCCGCGCCGGCGGGCCGTTCGTCGTCATCAATTCGGCCACGATCACGCCGGAGAACATGGAAATCGAGCTGTTCGGCCGCGAAGGCGCCGATGGCGAACGCAAGATCGGCGCGCTTGAGGAGGCGCATGGCGGAACGCTGTTCCTTGACGAAATCGCCGACATGCCGAAGGATTCCCAGGCGAAAATTCTGCGCGTGCTGGTCGATCAGACGTTTCAGCGGGTCGGCGGATCGAACAAGGTCGAGGTCGACGTGCGCATCATCTCGTCCTCGGCGCGCGATCTCGCGTCGGCGATCGAAGAGGGCACGCTGCGCGAGGATCTGTTTCATCGCCTCGCGGTGGTGCCGATCCGGATTCCTTCGCTGGCGGAACGGCGCGAGGACATCCCGGCGCTCATCGACTATTTCATGGAGAATATGTCGCTCGCGTCCGGCATGCCGCGCCGACGGATATCGGAAGACGCTCTTGCGGTCCTGCAGTTGCACGACTGGCCCGGCAACATCCGGCAGTTGAGAAATAATGTCGAGCGCCTGATGATTCTCACGTCTGGCGATTCCAGCGCGACGATCACGGCCGAAATGCTTCCGGCCGATGTCGGCGAACTCGTTCCGGCGACTCCCGCCGGCGTGCGCGGCGAAAAACTGATGAGTCTACCGCTCAGAGAGGCGCGGGAAGTTTTCGAGCGCGAATACCTCGTCGCTCAGCTCAATCGCTTCTCCGGGAATATTTCCCGCACCGCGGAGTTCATCGGCATGGAGCGCTCGGCCTTACACCGAAAACTTAAGTCGCTGTCGGTAGAGTCATAG
- the hfq gene encoding RNA chaperone Hfq translates to MSSERSQNLQDTFLNFVRKNKVPLTIFLVNGVKLQGIVTWFDNFCLLLRRDGHSQLVYKHAISTIMPGHPIQMFEPGEDEGQADKQR, encoded by the coding sequence ATGTCGTCAGAGCGTTCGCAAAATCTGCAAGATACATTTTTGAATTTCGTCAGGAAGAATAAAGTCCCGCTCACGATCTTCCTCGTCAATGGCGTCAAGCTCCAGGGAATCGTCACCTGGTTCGATAATTTCTGCCTCTTGCTGCGGCGAGACGGGCATTCTCAGCTCGTCTACAAGCACGCCATCTCGACGATCATGCCCGGACACCCCATACAAATGTTTGAGCCGGGCGAGGACGAGGGCCAGGCCGACAAGCAACGGTAG